A genomic window from Methanovulcanius yangii includes:
- a CDS encoding MogA/MoaB family molybdenum cofactor biosynthesis protein, with protein MDPSHIQDITLTAAVITVSTSRDVATDGSGALIKERFAASGIPIGYYAVVPDDIRAIRQALTTAFSASCNVVVVNGGTGITHDDCTIEAVAPLFEKTIDGFGELFRLLSYEEVGTRMVLSRAIAGIIDKKAVFCTPGSTAAVRLAMDAIILPEARHIITHASK; from the coding sequence ATGGATCCATCTCACATTCAGGACATCACCCTCACGGCGGCAGTCATTACCGTCTCTACCTCACGTGATGTTGCGACGGACGGTTCGGGGGCGCTCATTAAGGAGCGGTTTGCAGCATCCGGCATCCCAATCGGCTACTATGCAGTGGTTCCGGACGATATCCGGGCCATCCGGCAGGCGCTCACCACTGCATTTTCGGCATCCTGCAATGTCGTCGTCGTCAACGGCGGGACGGGCATCACCCATGACGACTGCACCATCGAGGCGGTCGCCCCGCTCTTCGAGAAGACCATCGACGGATTTGGCGAACTCTTCCGTCTGCTCTCGTACGAGGAGGTCGGCACCCGGATGGTCCTTTCGCGTGCCATCGCAGGTATCATCGATAAAAAAGCGGTCTTCTGCACCCCCGGTTCGACCGCTGCCGTGCGACTCGCAATGGATGCCATCATCCTTCCCGAAGCACGCCACATCATCACCCACGCGTCGAAATAG
- the cbiB gene encoding adenosylcobinamide-phosphate synthase CbiB, whose product MVVQALVLWLALGVDRLFSDPPNRWHPVAWLGRFIGWWGRPAVWPPALQRSAGIVMGVCTAAVFTLPFWFFQTYAPVLYLVIAGPFALKLCLAWRCLEEHVTTVEEAVAAGGGREEVGMLVSRDTGALTDDEVLSAAYESMTENLTDSIIAPLLFFAIFGLGGAACYRAVNTMDAMLGYRDERARLGWFPARADDVLSYLPARCAGLCLLIWFAGRGRGRAALRIFRRDRKNRPGFNGGVTMSLVAGGVGVRLEKKGVYTIGDPDRPLAGAGDEIVAAVRGATLVGAVLCTLLIATLALIAGLLPAILP is encoded by the coding sequence ATGGTCGTCCAGGCGCTAGTCCTCTGGCTGGCGCTCGGGGTCGATCGTCTCTTTTCGGACCCGCCGAACCGGTGGCACCCGGTTGCATGGCTGGGCCGTTTCATCGGATGGTGGGGCCGTCCCGCCGTCTGGCCGCCCGCCCTCCAGCGGAGTGCGGGCATCGTGATGGGCGTCTGCACCGCTGCCGTCTTCACGCTCCCCTTCTGGTTCTTCCAGACATATGCGCCGGTATTATATCTCGTCATTGCCGGTCCTTTTGCCCTGAAACTCTGCCTTGCGTGGCGCTGTCTCGAGGAGCACGTGACAACCGTCGAAGAGGCGGTTGCCGCCGGGGGCGGCAGGGAGGAGGTCGGCATGCTCGTTTCACGGGATACCGGCGCATTGACGGACGACGAGGTCCTCTCGGCGGCATACGAGTCGATGACGGAGAATCTCACCGATTCGATCATTGCCCCGCTCCTCTTCTTCGCAATCTTCGGTCTCGGCGGGGCGGCCTGCTACCGTGCGGTCAACACGATGGACGCGATGCTCGGGTACCGCGACGAGCGTGCCCGCCTGGGGTGGTTCCCCGCCCGGGCCGATGACGTCCTCTCCTATCTGCCGGCACGCTGTGCGGGGCTCTGCCTCCTCATCTGGTTCGCCGGACGGGGTCGGGGGCGGGCGGCGCTTCGCATCTTCCGGCGGGACCGGAAAAACCGTCCCGGCTTCAATGGCGGGGTGACAATGTCGCTTGTCGCGGGCGGGGTCGGGGTGCGTCTCGAGAAGAAGGGCGTCTATACCATAGGCGATCCGGACCGGCCCCTCGCCGGGGCAGGCGACGAGATCGTCGCGGCGGTCCGCGGCGCCACCCTTGTGGGGGCGGTGCTCTGCACTCTTCTCATCGCAACTCTCGCCCTGATTGCTGGCCTGCTGCCCGCCATTCTTCCGTGA
- a CDS encoding DUF7524 family protein — translation MGEPCTIHLNNRHINSVEVPKITRVAAGENLYIKFMNHGAPMHLTLRAVNGNKFTDFFHANIYVPDFQKIKIPIKEFAPEGTFIVEVIVGYGMHAEQCEIEVIRPPAPKDFSESPDLPDLDRPEHDRAVPVMQLLPVVLTVALSIFLYILWFVTEAEIYNYVAYVLMILGVAAAWSSRR, via the coding sequence ATGGGAGAACCGTGTACGATACACCTGAACAACCGTCATATTAATTCTGTCGAGGTTCCGAAGATCACCCGTGTCGCGGCGGGAGAGAACCTGTATATCAAGTTCATGAACCATGGTGCCCCCATGCACCTCACCCTTCGAGCCGTCAACGGGAATAAATTCACGGATTTCTTCCACGCAAATATCTATGTTCCGGACTTCCAGAAGATCAAGATCCCGATCAAGGAATTCGCGCCCGAGGGGACCTTTATCGTCGAGGTGATCGTCGGGTACGGAATGCATGCGGAGCAGTGCGAGATTGAGGTGATCCGCCCGCCCGCACCGAAGGATTTCTCCGAATCGCCTGATCTTCCCGACCTCGATAGACCCGAGCACGACCGTGCGGTGCCGGTGATGCAGCTGCTCCCGGTAGTGCTCACCGTTGCCCTGTCGATCTTTTTGTACATACTCTGGTTCGTGACGGAGGCGGAGATCTATAACTACGTCGCCTATGTCCTGATGATCCTCGGGGTCGCCGCTGCATGGTCGTCCAGGCGCTAG
- the pdxS gene encoding pyridoxal 5'-phosphate synthase lyase subunit PdxS — MKLEELRFGTELIKRGFASMQKGGVIMDVVNAEQAVIAEEAGAVAVMALERVPADIRKAGGVARMADPVKVAEIIDAVSIPVMGKARIGHFVEARILEALGVDMIDESEVLTPADEEYHIDKKAFTVPFVCGARNLGEACRRINEGAAMIRTKGEAGTGNVVEAVRHMRAITSGIHELQGMDDMELAARARALEAPYEILAECRDLGRLPVVNFSAGGIATPADAALMMQLGCDGVFVGSGIFKSEEPRRMAEAIVAAVNNFTDASRLAEISKGLGEAMPGLDVHTLPEHEVLRFRGN, encoded by the coding sequence ATGAAACTGGAAGAGCTCAGGTTCGGGACCGAACTTATCAAGAGGGGTTTTGCCTCGATGCAGAAGGGCGGCGTCATCATGGATGTGGTGAATGCCGAGCAGGCCGTCATCGCCGAGGAGGCGGGCGCAGTTGCGGTCATGGCACTCGAGCGGGTGCCGGCGGACATCAGGAAAGCGGGTGGCGTGGCCCGTATGGCCGACCCGGTGAAGGTCGCCGAGATCATCGATGCCGTCTCCATCCCGGTCATGGGCAAGGCACGGATCGGGCACTTTGTCGAGGCCCGGATCCTTGAGGCCCTCGGCGTCGATATGATCGACGAATCGGAGGTGCTCACTCCCGCAGACGAGGAATACCATATCGATAAGAAGGCATTTACCGTGCCGTTCGTCTGTGGTGCGAGGAATCTTGGCGAGGCATGCCGCCGTATCAACGAGGGAGCGGCGATGATCCGGACAAAGGGCGAGGCCGGCACCGGCAACGTCGTCGAGGCGGTCCGCCACATGCGGGCGATCACCTCCGGCATCCACGAACTGCAGGGCATGGATGACATGGAGCTTGCCGCCCGTGCCCGCGCCCTCGAGGCGCCGTACGAGATCCTCGCGGAGTGCCGCGATCTCGGCCGCCTTCCGGTCGTCAACTTCTCCGCCGGCGGTATCGCCACCCCCGCCGATGCGGCGCTGATGATGCAGCTCGGCTGCGACGGCGTCTTTGTCGGCTCCGGCATCTTCAAGTCCGAAGAACCGAGGCGCATGGCAGAAGCCATCGTTGCGGCCGTCAACAACTTTACCGATGCATCCCGGCTCGCCGAGATCTCAAAGGGCCTCGGCGAGGCGATGCCCGGACTCGATGTCCACACCCTCCCCGAGCATGAGGTGCTCCGGTTCCGTGGGAATTAG
- a CDS encoding PAS domain-containing sensor histidine kinase — protein sequence MQDKREQTGAPPSSRRKTFDIWFALIILFSAISIVIIYYGISIGTTNLTSYLFLIPIIFVANRYPERGIAFSFIVGLLLVAIYYPLVPSLEDAYLIFVNSVVLVGTGTVTSLLSRELSKEKGRYESIFTTSQAGILLVDKKTLEIKEVNDRFARMVSFSPDELEGHSLSLIWEDFTEMERFFSVISDIQAASDVETRFKSRTGKSRDFLISVGAGYGSTFVLTATDITDRKVAEREREQERIRAQTYLNTAGVMLFVVRSDHQISLVNYKCAEVLGFREAELMGRNWFENFVPREYRDLQRRKFNAIITGSSSISDDFEHPVMTPKGERIIAGHFTPLREGNGLITSVLFSAEDVTEARKMQHELILSEENYRTLFEAGSAATAILEHDGTLSLVNSRFERMTGYSKYEIEGRMKWNDFMYDRENSPDFTLPLGGEPFGTGSPIEYEMRIKNRKGEPRDIVVTTSPIPQTSRYITSILDITRRKQSEDELRASLKEKEVLLKEVHHRVKNNMQVISSLVSLQSDKITDKDMLERLRETENRVKSMALVHESLYQSENLAEIDPAKYLKILAEEVISSYALETDVELEFDIDVPLLDIDNALPCGLIINELVSNSLKHGFKGRAHGTISIAMHEENGEYLLTVKDDGVGLPPDFDVTALDSLGIRLINVLTRQMRGTIAIETGGPGGSFTFHIPAPKR from the coding sequence ATGCAGGATAAGAGGGAGCAGACGGGTGCACCCCCCTCCTCCCGGCGTAAAACATTTGACATATGGTTTGCCCTCATTATCCTTTTCAGTGCCATATCGATCGTGATCATCTATTATGGCATCTCCATCGGGACGACGAATCTGACATCCTATCTCTTTTTAATCCCGATCATCTTCGTCGCCAACCGGTATCCCGAGCGGGGTATCGCCTTCTCCTTCATCGTTGGCCTTCTCCTCGTTGCCATCTACTACCCTCTCGTCCCCTCCCTCGAGGACGCCTACCTGATATTCGTCAACTCCGTCGTCCTCGTCGGCACGGGAACGGTGACAAGCCTCCTCTCACGCGAACTCTCCAAGGAGAAGGGACGCTACGAATCGATCTTCACCACCTCGCAGGCAGGTATTCTTCTCGTCGACAAGAAGACGCTCGAGATAAAGGAGGTCAATGACCGGTTTGCCCGCATGGTCTCGTTCTCCCCGGATGAACTCGAAGGTCATTCCCTCAGCCTCATCTGGGAGGACTTCACCGAGATGGAACGGTTCTTTTCTGTCATTTCAGATATACAGGCCGCTTCCGACGTCGAAACCCGTTTCAAGTCCCGCACGGGGAAGAGCAGGGACTTTCTCATCTCTGTGGGGGCCGGTTACGGGTCGACCTTCGTCCTGACCGCAACGGACATCACGGACAGAAAGGTTGCGGAGAGAGAACGGGAGCAGGAGCGTATCCGCGCCCAGACCTATCTCAATACCGCCGGGGTGATGCTCTTCGTCGTTCGCTCCGATCACCAGATCAGCCTCGTCAATTACAAATGTGCCGAAGTTCTCGGGTTCCGGGAGGCGGAGCTCATGGGCCGTAACTGGTTTGAAAATTTCGTCCCCCGCGAGTACCGCGATCTCCAGCGCCGAAAATTCAATGCCATCATCACCGGGAGTTCGAGCATCAGCGACGACTTCGAACACCCCGTGATGACACCGAAGGGCGAGCGCATCATTGCCGGGCACTTCACCCCGCTGCGTGAAGGAAACGGGCTCATCACCTCGGTCCTCTTCTCGGCGGAAGACGTAACCGAGGCGCGGAAGATGCAGCACGAGCTCATCCTCTCCGAGGAGAATTATCGTACCCTCTTCGAGGCCGGCAGTGCCGCAACGGCGATCCTCGAACATGACGGCACGCTCTCCCTTGTCAACTCACGGTTCGAACGGATGACGGGCTACTCGAAGTACGAGATCGAGGGACGGATGAAATGGAACGATTTCATGTACGACAGGGAGAATTCCCCCGACTTCACGCTGCCTCTTGGCGGCGAACCGTTCGGAACCGGCTCCCCCATCGAGTATGAAATGCGGATCAAAAACCGGAAAGGCGAGCCGCGGGACATCGTGGTCACCACCTCCCCCATTCCCCAGACGTCACGGTATATCACCTCCATCCTGGACATCACCCGCAGAAAACAGAGCGAAGACGAACTGCGGGCGTCCCTGAAGGAGAAGGAGGTGCTCCTCAAGGAGGTCCACCACCGCGTCAAGAACAACATGCAGGTGATCTCCTCGCTCGTTTCGCTCCAGTCGGACAAGATCACCGACAAGGACATGCTCGAACGGCTCCGGGAAACCGAGAACCGGGTTAAATCCATGGCACTCGTCCACGAGTCGCTGTACCAGTCGGAGAACCTCGCAGAGATCGATCCGGCAAAGTACCTGAAGATCCTTGCAGAGGAGGTCATCTCCTCCTATGCCCTCGAAACCGACGTAGAACTCGAGTTTGATATCGACGTCCCGCTCCTTGATATCGACAACGCCCTCCCCTGCGGTCTCATCATCAACGAACTCGTCTCCAATTCCCTCAAACACGGCTTCAAGGGAAGGGCACACGGAACGATCTCCATCGCGATGCACGAGGAGAACGGGGAATACCTGCTGACGGTCAAGGACGACGGCGTGGGCCTCCCGCCCGACTTCGACGTAACAGCCCTCGACTCGCTCGGCATCCGCCTCATCAATGTCCTCACCCGCCAGATGCGTGGCACCATCGCCATCGAGACCGGCGGACCGGGCGGCTCGTTTACCTTCCATATACCGGCGCCGAAACGGTAA
- a CDS encoding methytransferase partner Trm112, producing MRISTMKILCCPVCCGGFTLTVTEQAVLEDGEEDIVEGTLICTACGAEYPVREGIPNLLPPGSECGDE from the coding sequence ATGCGGATATCGACGATGAAGATCCTCTGCTGCCCGGTCTGCTGCGGGGGCTTTACCCTCACCGTGACCGAACAGGCGGTCCTGGAGGACGGCGAGGAGGACATCGTCGAGGGAACGCTGATCTGCACCGCCTGCGGGGCAGAATACCCCGTACGGGAGGGTATTCCGAATCTGCTCCCGCCGGGGTCAGAGTGCGGGGATGAATAA
- a CDS encoding ORC1-type DNA replication protein, with amino-acid sequence MGLFEKYLTNQTIFKEREVLRHSYRPSILPHRQPQMDTVASILAPAIRAETPSNILIYGKTGTGKTASVRYVGAELEKACGSIGVECNVIHLNCEIIDTQYRVFAQIAATLEDDEGRSSDRPSSKIPMTGWPTDQVYHELRNLIEAIGGVHIIVLDEIDKLVKKSGDETLYNLTRINSELKNARVCMIGISNDLLFTSFLDHRVLSSLSEEEIVFPPYNAPQLVDILQQRANQAFHENVVEEGVIPLCSALAAQEHGDARRALDLLRVSGELAERENAAGVTEEHVRAAQRKIDADSLIEGIKTLPTQSKAVLYAMLLFPEMGKQVFTSGEVVQVYREVAQALDLDVLTHRRITDLISELTMLGVIKARLVSRGRYGRTKEMWFGAGTRKILETLREDSRFEDARLNQIDISRFKNLFR; translated from the coding sequence ATGGGACTGTTTGAAAAATATCTTACAAATCAGACAATTTTTAAGGAGCGGGAGGTTCTTCGCCACTCGTACCGTCCATCGATTCTCCCGCACCGGCAGCCGCAGATGGATACTGTTGCCTCGATCCTTGCGCCGGCCATCCGTGCAGAAACCCCTTCAAACATACTGATTTACGGCAAGACGGGAACCGGCAAGACCGCATCGGTCCGCTATGTAGGTGCGGAACTCGAGAAGGCCTGCGGGAGTATCGGTGTGGAATGCAATGTCATCCACTTAAACTGCGAGATCATCGACACCCAGTACCGGGTCTTCGCCCAGATTGCAGCGACCCTCGAGGACGACGAAGGACGTTCGTCGGACCGTCCCTCCTCGAAGATCCCGATGACGGGGTGGCCGACCGATCAGGTGTACCATGAACTGAGGAATCTCATCGAGGCAATCGGCGGGGTCCATATCATAGTTCTCGACGAGATCGACAAGCTCGTCAAGAAATCAGGGGACGAGACGCTTTACAATCTCACCCGTATCAACTCGGAACTCAAAAATGCCCGCGTCTGCATGATCGGCATCTCCAACGACCTGCTCTTTACGAGTTTTCTCGATCACCGGGTTCTCTCCTCGCTTTCGGAGGAGGAGATCGTCTTTCCGCCGTATAACGCTCCGCAGCTCGTCGATATTCTCCAGCAGCGTGCCAATCAGGCATTCCACGAGAATGTCGTCGAGGAGGGAGTGATTCCCCTCTGTTCCGCCCTTGCCGCCCAGGAGCACGGAGATGCCCGGCGGGCGCTCGACCTTCTCAGGGTCTCGGGGGAACTTGCCGAACGGGAAAACGCGGCCGGGGTGACCGAGGAACATGTGCGTGCGGCACAGCGAAAGATCGATGCGGACAGCCTGATTGAGGGCATCAAGACCCTTCCCACGCAGTCGAAGGCGGTCCTTTATGCGATGCTGCTCTTTCCCGAGATGGGCAAACAGGTCTTCACCTCCGGCGAGGTGGTCCAGGTCTATCGCGAGGTTGCCCAGGCGCTTGACCTTGATGTCCTGACGCACCGGCGTATCACCGACCTCATCTCCGAGCTGACGATGCTCGGTGTGATCAAGGCGCGCCTCGTCTCACGGGGGCGGTACGGGAGGACGAAGGAGATGTGGTTCGGCGCGGGGACACGCAAAATTCTCGAGACACTCCGGGAGGATTCACGGTTCGAGGATGCCCGTCTGAATCAGATTGATATATCCCGGTTCAAGAACTTATTCAGGTGA
- a CDS encoding adenylosuccinate synthetase, translating into MSCTIIVGGFFGDEGKGKIVAHVAHKDKPTIISRGGVGPNAGHTVQVGEKEYGVRMIPSGFVYPDARLFIGTGVLVNPDVLRQEIEYVGVEGRIFVDGRCSIIEPKHIEQDKADAYLSKKIGTTGTGCGPANVDRVQRIAQQAKDNPELAKYTIDVPLEINQALDRGENVILEGTQGFGISLYFGTYPFVTSKDTSASQIAADNGVGPTRIDDVIVVFKAYPTRVGEGPFGTEMTREESHALGIEEFGTVTHRERRIGCWDGTMARYSAMINGCTIAAITGIDNVDEACYGATEYEQLTEKAKEFLRKAEEDIGVPIKLISTGPEMSQIIDLR; encoded by the coding sequence ATGAGCTGTACTATCATAGTCGGTGGATTTTTTGGGGATGAGGGAAAGGGCAAAATCGTCGCCCATGTTGCCCACAAAGATAAGCCCACAATAATATCCCGCGGGGGGGTCGGACCCAACGCGGGCCACACTGTTCAGGTTGGGGAGAAGGAATACGGCGTCAGGATGATTCCCTCCGGTTTTGTCTACCCGGATGCCCGTCTCTTCATCGGTACCGGGGTGCTGGTCAACCCTGATGTACTCAGGCAGGAGATCGAGTATGTCGGCGTGGAAGGCCGCATTTTCGTCGACGGACGCTGTTCGATCATCGAGCCCAAACACATCGAGCAGGACAAGGCGGACGCCTACCTCTCGAAGAAGATCGGGACCACCGGTACCGGGTGCGGGCCGGCAAATGTCGACCGGGTGCAGAGGATCGCACAGCAGGCAAAGGACAATCCCGAACTCGCAAAATATACGATAGATGTTCCGCTCGAGATCAACCAGGCACTCGACCGGGGCGAGAACGTCATCCTGGAGGGAACACAGGGATTCGGGATCTCCCTCTATTTCGGCACCTACCCCTTCGTCACCTCCAAGGACACCTCGGCGTCGCAGATTGCCGCGGACAACGGGGTCGGCCCCACCCGCATCGACGATGTGATCGTGGTCTTCAAGGCATACCCGACCCGCGTGGGCGAAGGGCCCTTCGGAACCGAGATGACCCGTGAGGAGTCCCATGCTCTCGGCATCGAGGAGTTCGGCACCGTCACCCACCGTGAACGTCGGATTGGGTGCTGGGACGGGACGATGGCACGGTATTCCGCCATGATCAACGGATGCACCATTGCGGCGATCACCGGCATCGACAACGTTGACGAGGCATGCTATGGGGCGACCGAATACGAACAGCTCACCGAAAAGGCAAAGGAATTCCTCCGCAAGGCGGAGGAGGACATCGGAGTCCCGATCAAACTCATCTCCACCGGACCCGAGATGTCACAGATCATCGACCTGAGGTAG
- a CDS encoding Lrp/AsnC family transcriptional regulator, with amino-acid sequence MDAKDWLLLRILEEDGRMDVREIAALADLDEEEVESRIAALEESGVIRAYCASIDWEKAGEDTAAATVNLKVNPERDFGYDRIAERIARFPQVRSLRLISGVYDFELLVTGRNLQEITRFVSEEIATLDQIRETATILVMKTYKENGRILFERKEGERLPFSF; translated from the coding sequence ATGGACGCCAAAGACTGGCTGCTCCTCCGCATCCTTGAGGAGGACGGCAGGATGGATGTCCGTGAGATTGCAGCGCTTGCGGACCTTGACGAAGAGGAGGTTGAATCACGGATTGCGGCACTCGAGGAATCGGGAGTCATCCGGGCATACTGTGCAAGTATCGACTGGGAGAAGGCGGGCGAGGACACCGCCGCCGCCACCGTCAACCTCAAGGTGAACCCCGAGCGCGATTTCGGCTACGACCGCATCGCCGAACGTATCGCACGGTTCCCGCAGGTCCGTTCGCTGCGCCTGATCAGCGGGGTCTATGATTTTGAGCTCCTCGTCACCGGGAGAAATCTCCAGGAGATCACGAGGTTTGTGTCCGAGGAGATCGCAACCCTCGACCAGATACGCGAGACCGCCACCATTCTTGTGATGAAGACGTACAAGGAGAACGGGCGTATTCTCTTTGAACGAAAGGAAGGCGAACGGCTTCCCTTCTCATTTTAG
- a CDS encoding aminotransferase class I/II-fold pyridoxal phosphate-dependent enzyme encodes MRDFISQRAHAIPPSGIRRFFDIVQEMDDVISLGVGEPDYSTPWVACQAGIASIEQGQTAYTSNRGLPALREEIGRYLKRRFGVTYNPSTEMMVTTGASEALDVAIRAVTDPGDEILIGDPSYVSYGPGVMLAGGTPVLVPCQAKDEFRMTPDTLMERITPKSKALLINFPNNPTGGVMSHDDYRAIADVVVDHDLMVISDEIYTELTYEGEMASAAEIPELRDRTILINGFSKAYAMTGWRIGYICAPRELCDAALKIHQYIMLSAPTMSQYAAVGALRGGDIAREEMVTEYQMRRNMFVRGLNRIGLPCHMPKGAFYAFPSVRDTGISDVEFAERLVTEQHVAVVPGSVFGPAAEGHLRCAYAVSRDDLRTAVDRIGEFLETL; translated from the coding sequence ATGAGAGACTTTATTTCACAGCGTGCGCATGCCATCCCGCCGTCGGGCATCCGCCGGTTTTTCGATATCGTGCAGGAGATGGACGACGTCATCTCCCTGGGCGTCGGCGAACCCGACTACTCCACTCCCTGGGTTGCATGCCAGGCGGGCATCGCCTCCATTGAACAGGGCCAGACGGCCTATACCAGCAACCGCGGTCTCCCGGCCCTTCGCGAGGAGATCGGGCGCTATCTCAAGCGCCGGTTCGGCGTCACGTACAACCCCTCGACCGAGATGATGGTGACCACCGGAGCATCGGAAGCGCTCGACGTTGCCATCCGGGCGGTGACCGACCCCGGGGATGAGATCCTCATCGGCGATCCGAGCTATGTGAGCTATGGACCGGGCGTGATGCTCGCCGGCGGAACGCCGGTGCTGGTCCCCTGCCAGGCGAAGGATGAGTTCCGGATGACGCCCGATACTCTCATGGAGCGGATCACCCCGAAGTCGAAGGCGCTTCTCATCAACTTCCCGAACAACCCGACGGGCGGCGTGATGTCTCATGACGACTACCGGGCTATCGCTGATGTCGTCGTCGACCATGACCTGATGGTCATCTCGGATGAGATCTACACCGAGCTCACCTACGAAGGGGAGATGGCCTCGGCGGCGGAGATCCCGGAGCTTCGGGATCGGACGATCCTCATCAACGGGTTCTCCAAGGCGTACGCCATGACCGGATGGCGTATCGGGTATATATGCGCACCCAGGGAGCTCTGCGATGCAGCACTCAAGATCCACCAGTACATCATGCTCTCGGCGCCTACGATGTCGCAGTACGCGGCGGTAGGTGCCCTCAGGGGCGGAGACATCGCGCGGGAGGAGATGGTGACCGAGTACCAGATGCGGCGCAACATGTTCGTTCGCGGTCTCAATCGCATCGGTCTTCCCTGCCATATGCCCAAGGGCGCCTTCTATGCCTTCCCGTCCGTCCGTGATACCGGCATATCGGATGTCGAGTTTGCCGAACGTCTCGTCACCGAACAGCATGTCGCGGTCGTCCCGGGCAGCGTCTTCGGCCCGGCGGCGGAGGGGCACCTCCGCTGCGCGTACGCGGTCTCCCGCGACGACCTGAGAACCGCCGTCGATAGGATTGGGGAGTTTCTGGAGACGCTGTAA
- the cgi121 gene encoding KEOPS complex subunit Cgi121, translated as MNPSTGIQYEIRHACAEITNEAEFLAAVRTIADAEGSAVICIDADRVAGEAHVRAALAHAVRSFYVEETPVANSFEMETLLWTGATRQCNEATRFGIHTGICRLFVVICPPSGGASAALAGIMTFHDDEAEGWEELTPAKRERLRRLYGISPEEEAIVGPERFAELVIERVALLEVYR; from the coding sequence ATGAATCCGTCAACCGGGATACAATACGAAATCCGGCACGCATGCGCCGAGATCACGAATGAAGCAGAATTCCTTGCGGCGGTCAGGACCATCGCAGACGCGGAGGGAAGCGCCGTCATCTGCATCGATGCCGACCGTGTTGCCGGAGAGGCACATGTTCGGGCGGCGCTCGCCCACGCGGTACGGTCCTTCTATGTGGAAGAGACTCCCGTCGCAAACAGCTTCGAGATGGAGACACTCCTCTGGACGGGGGCGACCCGCCAGTGCAACGAAGCGACCCGTTTCGGCATTCATACCGGCATATGCCGTCTCTTTGTCGTCATTTGCCCGCCGTCGGGCGGGGCATCCGCCGCTCTCGCAGGTATCATGACCTTCCATGACGATGAGGCCGAGGGGTGGGAAGAGCTCACCCCCGCAAAACGCGAACGCCTCCGCAGACTCTACGGAATTTCCCCGGAAGAGGAGGCCATCGTCGGGCCGGAACGGTTTGCAGAGCTTGTCATCGAGCGGGTGGCGCTCCTTGAGGTCTACCGCTGA
- the pdxT gene encoding pyridoxal 5'-phosphate synthase glutaminase subunit PdxT, with amino-acid sequence MGIRIGVLALQGNVSEHIRAFEAALAGLGLEGEVFPLRDAEDIPRCDAIAIPGGESTTISRLITKNGMRKPLKDFRGGIFATCAGMVLVASAVDDPRVEPLGLMDITVARNAFGRQRDSCEMPIAIEGEPEPFAGYFIRAPVVESVGPAATVLCRADHVVGAIQGKHMALSFHPELGGDLRLHIRFLRNLTET; translated from the coding sequence GTGGGAATTAGAATCGGCGTCCTGGCCCTCCAGGGAAACGTGAGCGAACATATCCGTGCCTTCGAAGCGGCGCTGGCCGGGCTCGGCCTCGAGGGGGAGGTCTTCCCCCTCCGCGATGCAGAGGATATCCCCCGTTGTGATGCAATCGCGATTCCAGGTGGGGAATCGACGACCATCAGCCGCCTGATCACGAAGAATGGGATGCGAAAGCCGCTGAAGGATTTCCGTGGCGGCATCTTTGCGACCTGTGCGGGGATGGTCCTCGTCGCATCAGCGGTCGACGATCCCCGCGTCGAACCGCTGGGCCTCATGGACATTACGGTTGCCCGCAACGCCTTCGGGCGACAGCGCGACTCCTGTGAGATGCCGATTGCAATCGAGGGAGAGCCGGAGCCATTCGCGGGGTACTTTATCCGTGCACCCGTGGTCGAGTCGGTCGGCCCTGCGGCAACGGTCCTCTGCCGGGCCGACCATGTGGTCGGTGCGATACAGGGAAAGCACATGGCACTATCGTTTCATCCCGAGCTCGGGGGCGATCTCCGGCTGCACATCCGGTTTCTCCGGAACCTTACCGAAACATAA